From Streptomyces chrestomyceticus JCM 4735, one genomic window encodes:
- a CDS encoding sensor histidine kinase — MKTAETEPSPVLIGTAPRTRRQALVKSAWVVIWFLYLAGPIGDLADGGLSPAHELLGCAGLLTFVAVYFVVLFRHMAHRPVKNAAVRAAVAFIAVLAGLLASVIGPNWLVLFTFVCVAVAVTQPFSVSRWAIPALTAVLVLIGLRYADVRAYLFAYALPCLLSGFAMVGVQHLIRTTKELREAREEVARLAANEERLRLARDLHDLLGHSLSLITLKSELAGRMLPAEPDRAAQQVADIERVSRQALVDVREAVTGYRRPRLVVELAGARAALRTAAIAADIDPAVEQEHRGLTEDGEGALAWSLREAVTNVVRHSGAGRCEVLLTEEWEADERRYLCLSVVDDGTGPPRGGNHDGNGLSGLRERLALTDGRLETGSAPRGRGFALRAYVPLGGLPVPDAVTRSAEQRPSGA, encoded by the coding sequence ATGAAGACGGCGGAGACCGAGCCCAGCCCGGTGCTGATCGGAACGGCGCCCCGTACCCGTCGGCAGGCGCTGGTGAAGAGCGCCTGGGTCGTCATCTGGTTCCTGTACCTGGCGGGGCCGATCGGTGACCTGGCCGACGGCGGGCTGTCCCCGGCGCACGAGCTGCTGGGCTGTGCCGGTCTCCTGACGTTCGTCGCCGTCTACTTCGTCGTGCTCTTCCGCCACATGGCCCACCGGCCCGTGAAGAACGCGGCGGTCCGGGCGGCCGTGGCCTTCATCGCGGTACTCGCCGGCCTGCTGGCCTCGGTCATCGGGCCGAACTGGCTGGTGCTCTTCACCTTCGTGTGTGTCGCGGTGGCCGTCACCCAGCCGTTCAGCGTCTCCCGGTGGGCCATCCCCGCGCTGACCGCCGTCCTCGTACTGATCGGCCTGCGCTACGCGGACGTCCGCGCCTACCTCTTCGCGTACGCCCTGCCCTGCCTGCTCAGCGGCTTCGCGATGGTCGGCGTGCAGCATCTGATCCGTACGACGAAGGAGTTGCGCGAGGCGCGGGAGGAGGTCGCGCGGCTGGCCGCCAACGAGGAGCGGCTGCGGCTCGCCCGCGACCTGCACGACCTCCTCGGCCACTCGCTCTCCCTGATCACGCTCAAGAGCGAACTGGCCGGGCGGATGCTGCCCGCCGAGCCGGACCGCGCGGCCCAGCAGGTCGCCGACATCGAACGGGTCAGCCGCCAGGCGCTGGTGGACGTCCGCGAGGCCGTCACCGGCTACCGGCGTCCCCGCCTGGTCGTGGAACTGGCCGGGGCCCGCGCCGCGCTGCGCACCGCGGCGATCGCGGCGGACATCGACCCGGCCGTGGAACAGGAGCACCGGGGTCTTACGGAGGACGGGGAGGGCGCCCTGGCCTGGTCGCTGCGGGAAGCCGTCACCAACGTCGTACGGCACAGTGGCGCGGGCCGCTGCGAGGTGCTGCTCACCGAGGAGTGGGAGGCCGACGAACGGCGCTACCTGTGCCTGTCCGTCGTCGACGACGGCACCGGGCCGCCGCGCGGCGGGAACCACGACGGGAACGGCCTGAGCGGGCTGCGCGAACGGCTGGCGCTGACCGACGGCCGCCTGGAGACGGGCTCGGCGCCGCGGGGCCGCGGCTTCGCCCTCCGCGCATACGTACCGCTCGGCGGCCTGCCGGTGCCGGACGCGGTCACCCGGTCCGCGGAGCAGCGCCCGTCGGGGGCGTGA